One genomic region from Arcobacter sp. LA11 encodes:
- a CDS encoding TlpA disulfide reductase family protein, whose product MKLKYIILTLFLTLSLNARGIEGQKAPSFGVDKWIQTNGKGSLDIGDFKGKVLYLYGFQSWCPGCHSHGFPTLKTLSKYYENDKDVAFVAVQTVFEGFSTNTIDAAKKIIKDYALTMPVGHSGLNNKRSQLMINYKTGGTPWTIIVDKKGIVRFNNFHLTVDELKMMIDGLKEES is encoded by the coding sequence ATGAAATTAAAATATATAATCTTAACTCTTTTTTTGACATTGAGTTTAAATGCAAGAGGTATTGAAGGACAAAAAGCACCAAGTTTTGGAGTTGATAAGTGGATTCAAACAAATGGGAAAGGCTCTTTAGATATAGGTGATTTCAAAGGAAAAGTTTTATATCTTTATGGTTTTCAATCATGGTGTCCAGGGTGTCATTCCCATGGGTTTCCCACATTAAAAACTTTATCAAAATATTATGAAAATGACAAAGATGTAGCTTTTGTAGCAGTTCAAACAGTTTTTGAAGGTTTTTCTACAAATACTATAGATGCAGCAAAAAAGATAATAAAAGATTACGCTTTAACCATGCCAGTTGGACATAGTGGATTAAACAATAAAAGATCACAACTAATGATAAATTATAAAACAGGTGGAACCCCTTGGACTATTATTGTAGATAAAAAAGGAATTGTAAGATTTAATAATTTTCATTTAACAGTGGATGAATTAAAAATGATGATTGATGGCTTAAAAGAAGAGAGTTGA
- a CDS encoding DUF445 domain-containing protein, with protein MTKTDITNLLTVLIMAFGYSNDNNVIFMVGLFALSGAVTNTLAIHMLFEKVPYLYGSGVIEKKFEQFKESIHNLLMNQFFTPENLKRFFQDEVSSAKNTIDFEKVLNKTDFTPAYNSLKEAVMESSFGGMLGMFGGEAALEPLREPFTTKLQASIVDISKSDSFQVILSEALKSDDFSDDIHKKLSSIVNARLDELTPKMVKELIQNMIKEHLGWLVIWGAVFGGLIGLASSLVIK; from the coding sequence ATGACTAAAACAGATATTACAAATTTATTAACAGTCTTAATAATGGCATTTGGTTACTCAAATGATAATAACGTAATTTTTATGGTTGGACTTTTTGCATTAAGTGGAGCAGTTACAAATACACTTGCTATTCATATGCTTTTTGAGAAGGTTCCTTATCTTTATGGTTCGGGCGTTATTGAAAAGAAGTTTGAACAATTTAAAGAATCTATACATAACTTACTTATGAATCAATTTTTTACTCCAGAGAATTTAAAGAGATTTTTCCAAGATGAAGTAAGTAGTGCAAAAAATACAATAGATTTTGAAAAAGTTTTAAATAAGACAGACTTTACTCCTGCATATAATTCTTTAAAAGAAGCAGTTATGGAATCAAGTTTTGGTGGGATGCTTGGTATGTTTGGAGGAGAGGCTGCATTAGAACCATTAAGAGAACCTTTTACTACAAAATTACAAGCTTCAATTGTAGATATATCAAAGAGTGATTCTTTTCAAGTTATATTAAGTGAGGCATTAAAATCTGATGATTTCTCAGATGATATTCATAAAAAATTAAGTTCAATAGTAAATGCAAGACTTGATGAACTTACACCAAAAATGGTAAAAGAACTTATACAAAATATGATTAAAGAGCATCTTGGATGGTTAGTTATTTGGGGTGCAGTTTTTGGGGGACTAATTGGACTTGCAAGTTCGTTAGTTATAAAATAA
- a CDS encoding DUF1566 domain-containing protein, giving the protein MKLITTLIFTVFLTFANAELINESENIIKDTKTNFLWQDDEAVKTEKMSFHDASKYCKNLTVDNITGWELPGFLELFSIVNPKVYNPTLSEKFKNFVNDNYWSGKKFGHGTSTEAIVINFKSGAFNRELMVDKFYVRCYKK; this is encoded by the coding sequence ATGAAACTAATCACAACTCTAATTTTCACAGTTTTTCTTACTTTTGCAAATGCAGAATTAATAAATGAAAGTGAAAACATTATTAAAGATACAAAAACAAACTTCCTATGGCAGGATGATGAAGCAGTAAAAACTGAAAAAATGAGTTTTCATGATGCTTCAAAATATTGTAAAAACCTTACAGTTGATAATATAACAGGATGGGAACTACCTGGATTTTTAGAATTGTTTTCAATAGTTAATCCAAAAGTATATAATCCAACACTATCAGAAAAATTCAAAAATTTTGTAAATGACAACTACTGGAGTGGGAAAAAGTTTGGACATGGAACTAGTACTGAAGCAATTGTTATAAACTTTAAATCAGGAGCATTTAACAGAGAGCTTATGGTTGATAAGTTTTATGTAAGATGTTATAAAAAATAA
- the mfd gene encoding transcription-repair coupling factor: MNNIYEFLKNLSDEKRLKECQLLIVNDDKQAQEASDIVSFLGFTPFVLSDFRANFGDDLLSFSTELQDITKALNGYYSYKKQNKILISPIRTISFPMPKEKCFDSFEINFADTINIEEFKNKLFNWGYYFVDIVTSEAEVSIRGDIIDICPLGSETGFRVSLFDDEVESIRKFDIEDQKSEKEEIESFKITPAFLALDESSLEEINEQIETVESDAFIKDIHSLGFWYLNDLGEYLPHNLNSFITKDALDELDEAYVFEDKRINKDKFLSTPQVFNAKDYKEIAPANVKEFISFHEGKKVTIISTTEAKVKAYDLELSNKNINYVFEPYILNLVSNDEVIISLNKEIKKKRKKKIRLVIDELQGGDFVVHEKHGIGQYKGIEPVVVMGAKRDFVVVLYAGDDKLLLPVENIDLIDRYVADGSSYAVVDKLGKGSFAKLKEKVKDRLFAIANDIIKLAAARELVNGIKINTDKKVLTDFKLNAGFDYTKDQSRSVREIFEDLSSGRVMDRLLSGDVGFGKTEVAMNALLATVLDGFQALFVCPTTLLASQHYHGMQKRFEEYGIRVAKLDGKTSTKEKNQIKKELENGDLQLVIGTHSLLSVKTKDLALVVIDEEHKFGVKQKEKLKELRDDVHIFSMSATPIPRTLNLALSKLKGMSSLLTPPSERLGVRTYVKEYSDKLIKEVVLREKRRGGQLFYVHNNIASIEAKKYDIEEIVPNIKIEIIHSKIKPAEAEKIIERFDNKEFDILLATSIVESGLHLPNANSIIIDGADRFGIADLHQLRGRVGRSDKEGFCYYVVEDKKQITSDAIKRLVALESNSYLGSGTALAHQDLEIRGGGNIIGEAQSGHIKQIGYGLYLKMLEDALASLSGEEKEESKTVDIKLAISAFISSDYIVEDRVRLELYRRLSKSHDKQEVYVIEEEMEDRFGKPDIPTKQFLELIMIKILAIAKGIKTISSYEMNVTFTKSDDTKETIKSPSKDDDDIISTTLKYLRK, encoded by the coding sequence GTGAATAATATTTATGAATTTTTAAAAAATTTAAGTGATGAGAAAAGATTAAAAGAATGTCAACTTTTAATAGTAAATGATGATAAACAAGCTCAAGAAGCTTCTGATATTGTCTCTTTTTTAGGATTTACTCCTTTTGTTTTATCTGATTTTAGAGCAAATTTTGGCGATGATTTATTGTCTTTTTCTACTGAGTTACAAGATATTACAAAAGCTTTAAATGGCTACTACTCTTATAAAAAACAAAATAAAATTTTAATTTCACCTATTAGAACAATATCTTTTCCTATGCCAAAAGAGAAATGTTTTGATTCTTTTGAAATAAATTTTGCTGATACTATAAATATAGAAGAGTTTAAAAATAAGCTTTTCAATTGGGGATACTATTTTGTGGATATTGTTACTTCAGAAGCAGAGGTTTCTATTCGTGGTGATATTATAGATATTTGTCCTTTGGGAAGTGAAACTGGTTTTAGAGTATCTCTTTTTGATGATGAGGTTGAAAGTATTCGTAAGTTTGATATTGAAGATCAAAAAAGTGAGAAAGAAGAGATTGAAAGTTTTAAAATAACTCCTGCTTTTTTAGCACTTGATGAATCATCTTTAGAAGAGATAAATGAACAAATAGAAACTGTAGAGTCTGATGCTTTCATAAAAGATATTCACTCTTTAGGGTTTTGGTATTTAAATGATTTAGGTGAATATTTACCTCATAATTTAAATTCATTTATTACAAAAGATGCTCTTGATGAATTAGATGAAGCATATGTTTTTGAAGATAAAAGAATTAACAAAGATAAATTTTTATCTACTCCTCAAGTTTTTAATGCAAAAGATTATAAAGAGATCGCCCCTGCAAATGTAAAAGAGTTTATCTCTTTTCATGAAGGTAAAAAAGTTACTATTATCTCTACTACTGAAGCAAAAGTAAAAGCCTATGATTTAGAGCTTAGTAATAAAAATATCAATTATGTATTTGAACCATATATTTTAAATCTAGTTAGTAACGATGAAGTAATAATTTCTTTAAATAAAGAGATAAAAAAGAAAAGAAAAAAGAAGATACGACTTGTTATTGATGAGTTGCAAGGTGGAGATTTTGTAGTACATGAAAAACATGGTATTGGTCAATATAAAGGAATAGAACCAGTTGTTGTAATGGGTGCAAAAAGAGATTTTGTAGTTGTTCTGTATGCTGGAGATGATAAACTTTTACTTCCTGTTGAAAATATTGATTTAATAGATAGATATGTAGCAGATGGAAGTTCATATGCTGTTGTGGATAAGCTTGGTAAAGGTTCATTTGCAAAACTTAAAGAGAAAGTAAAAGATAGATTATTTGCTATTGCAAATGATATTATTAAGCTAGCAGCGGCAAGAGAACTTGTAAATGGAATCAAAATAAATACAGATAAGAAAGTTTTGACAGATTTTAAATTAAATGCAGGATTTGATTATACAAAAGATCAATCTCGAAGTGTAAGAGAGATATTTGAAGATTTAAGCTCTGGGCGGGTTATGGATAGACTTCTATCTGGTGATGTTGGATTTGGAAAAACTGAAGTTGCTATGAATGCGCTTTTAGCAACTGTTTTAGATGGCTTTCAAGCATTATTTGTATGTCCTACTACTCTTTTAGCTTCTCAACACTATCATGGTATGCAAAAGAGATTTGAAGAGTATGGAATAAGGGTTGCAAAACTTGATGGAAAAACATCTACTAAAGAAAAAAATCAAATTAAAAAAGAGCTTGAGAATGGCGACTTACAACTTGTAATTGGAACACACTCTTTATTATCTGTGAAAACAAAAGATTTAGCTCTTGTTGTTATAGATGAAGAACATAAATTTGGTGTAAAACAAAAAGAAAAACTAAAAGAACTTAGAGATGATGTACATATTTTCTCTATGTCTGCAACACCAATTCCAAGAACATTAAACCTTGCTCTTTCAAAACTAAAAGGTATGAGTTCTTTATTAACTCCTCCAAGTGAAAGACTTGGTGTAAGAACTTATGTAAAAGAGTATAGTGATAAACTAATCAAAGAAGTTGTTCTAAGAGAAAAAAGAAGAGGTGGACAGCTTTTTTATGTACATAATAATATTGCTTCAATTGAAGCTAAAAAATATGATATAGAAGAGATAGTTCCAAATATCAAAATAGAGATAATACACTCTAAAATAAAACCAGCTGAGGCTGAAAAGATTATTGAAAGATTTGATAATAAAGAGTTTGATATTTTACTTGCAACATCAATTGTCGAATCAGGACTTCATCTACCAAATGCAAACTCTATTATAATTGATGGTGCTGATAGATTTGGTATTGCTGATTTACATCAACTTAGAGGTAGAGTAGGAAGAAGTGATAAAGAAGGATTCTGTTATTACGTAGTAGAAGATAAAAAACAGATAACTTCAGATGCTATTAAAAGACTTGTAGCTTTAGAATCAAATTCATACTTAGGAAGTGGAACTGCACTTGCTCACCAAGATTTAGAAATCAGGGGTGGTGGAAATATTATTGGTGAAGCTCAAAGTGGACATATTAAACAAATAGGTTATGGTCTATATCTTAAGATGTTAGAAGATGCCCTTGCATCTTTAAGTGGAGAAGAGAAAGAAGAGAGTAAAACAGTTGATATTAAACTTGCTATTTCAGCCTTTATTTCAAGTGATTATATTGTTGAAGATAGAGTAAGACTAGAACTTTATAGAAGACTTTCAAAATCTCATGATAAACAAGAAGTGTATGTAATAGAAGAAGAGATGGAAGATAGATTTGGAAAACCAGATATTCCTACAAAACAGTTTTTAGAGCTTATTATGATAAAAATTTTAGCTATAGCAAAAGGAATAAAAACTATAAGTTCTTATGAAATGAATGTTACTTTTACTAAATCTGATGATACAAAAGAGACTATAAAAAGTCCATCAAAAGATGATGATGATATTATTTCAACAACTTTAAAGTATTTGAGGAAATGA
- a CDS encoding choice-of-anchor I family protein, with the protein MKKSYLSLSACAVLATFMFVGCGGSSSGSSSSSTSSGTLSLNPNLANIDYTCGSISGVTGTNGEYSYKSGDTCTFTIGGLELSATPSSNLTIEKIAEANENVSSDALAAYIIAKMSKKSGETYDINNLPDTFTLPEDIEGDTGSPLDFTSMDSLIEDLPSDLKDKVETVKFDIRTKFANKVEVKFEEIATPTTEETKTTQQASSKATINGTEQSIGYTTIMKTGDTDNSEIFGLVKDYTDAAITFEGDNSPYICNGTNDGVGSGLDYSSFLNVNDKLYMVSQFECQIGAMYMTELEQNATTGALSAKEGTLKFISQKDEFGGFVHCAGQKTPWESHLGSEEYETDARGVEEDADENGVTGSKYYDETAKFWKNDATLMSPYYYGWTPEVKIDSSGNAQYSKHYSMGRFSHELSYVMPDEKTVYLSDDGTNVGFFMFIADTAKDLSTGTLYAAKWNQVSEIGVGAGEANITWINLGHATNTEIRAYLDPDNDISTNDALVFSDIFETVEPSSGTCATGYTAVNTSSNYDECLKVKTGMEKAASRLETRRYAAIMGATTEFRKEEGITFDKNSGKLYVAMSSVERGMEDNKKSGVDNTKYDIGGNNDIKVEYNKCGAVYALDVNTQTAMDTDDNTISSSFVVKNMKSIIEGTPVSYADTSIYAENSCDVNGISNPDNVAFLDNSDILMIGEDTSKHENNVVWAYNVKTKELTRTFTTPTGAETTSPFWYSDLKNGFGYMSVVTQHPDNDDKESAIGYVGPFKNLADLKESNSINSINKIASYETSVEGGSEIVAFDKDSNKVYTTNGDANALDISTLTYNSETKATTIVKVSSIDLSTYGDGVNSVAVSNGKVAVAVEKVDSVDDSKQLKGSVVIFDTTGTHLKTVEAGYLPDMVTFNEDGTKIVVANEGEPNSDYSYDPVGTVGVIDIASDYAYTDIGFDGVTIPAEVVLKDGVDASLDLEPEYITISGTKAYVTLQENNALAIVDISTNSVDSVVSLGFKDHSLEENSIDIEEEGETLLKTYTGLYGMYQPDSIDSYKIGTKTYLVTANEGDGREYGDYENETKISKLSLDSSIASAYTDENDLKVNNELGKVNDSYTKLYTFGARSFSIWDEMGALVFDSKNELAKLTSKFEPELFNHDDGEKDGRSGNKGVEPEALAVGEVNDKTYAFVGLERQSAIVIYDISTPENAKFVRYIDTKTADISPEGMKFISKEDSPTGNALLLVAFEVSGSTVAYEIK; encoded by the coding sequence ATGAAGAAATCGTATCTTAGTCTTAGTGCATGTGCTGTTTTAGCAACTTTTATGTTTGTTGGTTGTGGAGGGAGTTCTTCTGGTTCTTCATCTTCTTCAACTTCTTCAGGAACTTTAAGTCTTAACCCAAATCTTGCAAATATTGATTATACTTGTGGAAGTATTTCTGGTGTTACAGGAACAAATGGTGAATATAGTTATAAATCAGGAGATACTTGTACTTTTACAATTGGAGGATTAGAGTTAAGTGCAACACCTAGTTCTAATTTAACAATTGAAAAAATTGCAGAAGCTAATGAAAATGTATCAAGTGATGCACTTGCTGCATATATTATTGCTAAAATGAGTAAAAAATCAGGAGAGACTTATGATATAAATAATCTTCCTGATACATTTACTTTGCCAGAAGATATTGAAGGTGATACTGGAAGTCCTTTAGATTTTACTTCTATGGATAGTTTAATAGAAGATTTACCATCTGATTTAAAAGATAAAGTAGAGACTGTTAAATTTGATATTAGAACTAAGTTTGCAAATAAAGTAGAAGTAAAATTTGAAGAAATTGCAACACCAACTACAGAAGAAACAAAAACAACACAACAAGCATCTAGTAAAGCAACTATTAATGGTACGGAACAATCAATTGGTTATACGACTATTATGAAAACAGGAGATACTGATAATAGTGAAATCTTTGGTTTAGTTAAAGATTACACAGATGCTGCAATTACATTTGAAGGTGATAATTCACCATATATTTGTAATGGAACAAATGATGGAGTTGGTTCAGGTCTTGATTATTCTTCATTTTTAAATGTAAATGATAAATTGTATATGGTATCTCAGTTTGAGTGTCAAATTGGTGCAATGTATATGACAGAGTTAGAACAAAATGCAACTACTGGTGCATTAAGTGCTAAAGAAGGAACTCTAAAATTTATTTCTCAAAAAGATGAATTTGGTGGTTTTGTTCATTGTGCTGGTCAAAAAACTCCTTGGGAATCTCATTTAGGTTCAGAAGAGTATGAGACAGATGCAAGAGGTGTTGAAGAAGATGCCGATGAAAATGGTGTAACTGGAAGTAAATATTATGATGAAACTGCAAAGTTTTGGAAAAACGATGCAACATTAATGTCTCCATATTATTATGGTTGGACTCCTGAAGTAAAAATTGATTCATCTGGAAATGCTCAATACTCTAAGCATTATTCAATGGGTAGATTTTCTCATGAGTTATCATATGTGATGCCAGATGAAAAAACTGTATATTTATCAGATGATGGAACAAATGTAGGTTTCTTTATGTTTATTGCAGATACAGCAAAAGATTTAAGTACAGGAACACTATATGCAGCAAAATGGAACCAAGTTTCAGAAATTGGAGTAGGAGCTGGAGAAGCAAATATTACTTGGATTAATTTAGGTCATGCAACTAATACTGAGATTAGAGCTTACTTAGATCCTGATAATGATATTTCAACGAATGATGCTTTAGTGTTCTCTGATATCTTTGAAACTGTAGAACCGTCAAGTGGAACGTGTGCTACTGGTTATACGGCAGTTAATACAAGCTCAAATTATGATGAATGTTTAAAGGTTAAGACTGGAATGGAAAAAGCAGCGTCTAGATTAGAAACTAGAAGATACGCAGCAATTATGGGAGCTACTACTGAATTTAGAAAAGAAGAAGGTATCACTTTTGATAAAAACTCTGGAAAATTATATGTTGCTATGAGTTCAGTTGAAAGAGGTATGGAAGATAATAAAAAAAGTGGTGTAGATAATACTAAATATGATATTGGTGGAAATAATGATATTAAAGTTGAGTACAACAAATGTGGAGCTGTTTATGCTTTAGATGTAAATACTCAAACTGCAATGGATACAGATGATAATACTATATCTTCTTCTTTTGTTGTTAAGAATATGAAATCAATAATTGAAGGTACTCCTGTATCATATGCAGATACTTCTATTTATGCAGAAAACTCTTGTGATGTAAATGGAATTTCAAATCCAGATAATGTTGCATTTTTAGATAACTCAGATATTTTGATGATTGGAGAGGATACTTCAAAACATGAAAATAATGTTGTTTGGGCTTACAATGTTAAAACTAAAGAATTAACTAGAACATTTACAACTCCAACTGGGGCAGAGACTACTTCACCATTTTGGTATAGTGATTTAAAAAATGGATTTGGATATATGTCAGTTGTTACACAACATCCAGATAATGATGATAAAGAATCTGCAATTGGATATGTTGGACCATTTAAAAACTTAGCTGATTTAAAAGAATCTAACTCGATTAATTCTATCAATAAAATTGCTTCATATGAAACTTCAGTAGAAGGTGGAAGTGAAATTGTAGCATTTGATAAAGATTCAAATAAAGTATATACAACAAATGGTGATGCTAATGCTTTAGATATCTCAACATTGACTTATAATAGTGAAACAAAAGCTACAACTATTGTAAAAGTAAGTTCAATTGATTTATCAACTTATGGAGATGGTGTAAATTCTGTTGCTGTTTCAAATGGAAAAGTTGCAGTTGCTGTTGAAAAAGTTGATTCAGTTGATGATTCAAAGCAATTAAAAGGTTCAGTTGTAATATTTGATACTACAGGAACACATCTTAAAACTGTGGAAGCTGGTTATTTACCAGATATGGTTACTTTCAATGAAGATGGTACAAAAATTGTTGTTGCAAATGAAGGTGAACCAAATTCAGATTACTCTTATGATCCAGTTGGAACAGTTGGTGTTATTGATATTGCAAGTGACTATGCCTATACTGATATTGGTTTTGATGGAGTGACTATTCCTGCTGAGGTTGTTCTAAAAGATGGTGTTGATGCTTCTTTAGATTTAGAACCTGAATATATCACAATTTCAGGAACTAAAGCATATGTAACACTTCAAGAAAATAATGCATTAGCAATAGTAGATATTTCTACAAATAGTGTTGATTCTGTTGTTTCTTTAGGATTTAAGGATCATTCATTAGAAGAAAATTCAATTGATATTGAAGAAGAAGGTGAAACGCTTTTAAAAACATATACAGGTCTTTATGGAATGTATCAACCAGATTCAATTGATTCATATAAAATTGGAACTAAAACATACTTAGTTACTGCAAATGAGGGTGATGGAAGAGAATATGGTGATTATGAAAATGAAACTAAAATCTCTAAATTAAGTTTAGATTCTTCAATAGCTTCTGCATATACTGATGAAAACGATTTAAAAGTAAATAATGAGCTAGGAAAAGTTAATGATTCATATACTAAATTATATACATTTGGAGCAAGATCATTTTCAATTTGGGATGAAATGGGTGCTTTAGTATTTGATAGTAAAAATGAATTAGCAAAATTAACTTCTAAATTTGAACCTGAATTATTTAACCATGATGATGGAGAAAAAGATGGAAGAAGTGGAAATAAAGGTGTTGAACCTGAGGCTTTAGCCGTAGGTGAAGTAAATGATAAAACTTATGCTTTTGTTGGATTAGAAAGACAAAGTGCAATTGTTATTTACGATATATCAACTCCTGAGAATGCAAAGTTTGTTAGATATATAGATACAAAAACTGCAGATATCTCTCCTGAAGGTATGAAGTTTATCTCTAAAGAAGACAGTCCTACTGGAAATGCACTATTATTAGTTGCTTTTGAAGTTAGTGGCTCTACTGTAGCATATGAAATTAAGTAA
- a CDS encoding DUF6622 family protein — protein MLFNIITNTPIWVFILFFFLLFLGFQQTKDKKISLKRLFILPIAMLFLSFIGVVSVFGIDFLSISFYLLSLLFGVYLNNLLKLPLDSRYIEEENLFFIKGSFVPLFLIMCIFFTKYFVGVVTARELIFINSIYFVSIVSFLYGFFSGMFFGRIFVLRKMLN, from the coding sequence TTGTTATTTAATATTATAACTAATACTCCTATTTGGGTTTTTATACTTTTCTTCTTTTTACTATTTCTTGGTTTTCAGCAAACTAAAGATAAGAAAATTTCTTTAAAACGATTATTCATTTTACCTATAGCTATGCTTTTCTTATCATTTATAGGAGTTGTTTCTGTATTTGGAATAGATTTTTTAAGTATTAGTTTTTATTTGCTTAGTTTATTATTTGGTGTATATTTAAATAATTTATTAAAATTGCCATTAGATAGTAGATATATAGAAGAAGAGAATTTATTTTTTATAAAAGGAAGCTTTGTTCCTCTTTTTTTAATTATGTGTATATTTTTTACAAAATATTTTGTAGGAGTAGTTACTGCACGTGAGTTGATTTTTATAAATAGTATTTATTTTGTTTCTATAGTCTCTTTTTTATATGGGTTTTTTAGTGGTATGTTTTTTGGACGAATTTTTGTATTAAGAAAAATGTTGAATTAA
- a CDS encoding prephenate dehydratase gives MNKKTIAYQGVRGAYSHLACNNVFPDSDSIACETFQEAMSLVEKDEAHLAMIPVENSTAGRVEEIYRLIPKMELNILDEHFEPVKHCLLGLKDSSISDIKYVSSHPQALAQCHVNITNRNIEAVAKFDTAGAAQELTSMRDKAHGAIASSLSAELYDLNILDNDFGDHHGNTTRFLILSKDILTPEYEENESYITSLVFEVRDIPSSLYKALGGFATNGVNLIKLESYSLPGSMKATQFHIDIDGHTSEKKLQLALEELKFFAKNMKQLGVYKRNSYRDIMKTFND, from the coding sequence ATGAATAAAAAAACTATAGCATACCAAGGTGTGAGAGGTGCTTACTCCCATTTAGCATGCAATAATGTATTTCCAGATTCTGATTCAATTGCTTGTGAAACTTTCCAAGAAGCAATGTCTTTAGTGGAAAAAGATGAAGCTCACCTTGCTATGATACCAGTTGAAAACTCTACAGCAGGTAGAGTTGAAGAGATATATAGACTTATTCCTAAGATGGAATTAAATATTTTAGATGAACATTTTGAACCAGTTAAGCATTGTCTTTTAGGATTAAAAGATTCATCAATTTCAGATATAAAATATGTTTCATCTCATCCCCAAGCGCTTGCACAATGTCATGTAAATATAACAAATAGAAATATTGAAGCAGTAGCAAAATTTGACACAGCAGGTGCAGCACAAGAGTTAACTTCAATGAGAGACAAAGCTCATGGTGCAATTGCATCAAGCTTGTCAGCCGAATTATATGATTTAAATATTCTAGATAATGATTTTGGAGACCACCATGGAAATACAACTAGATTTCTTATTCTTTCAAAAGATATATTAACACCTGAATATGAAGAAAATGAATCATATATTACATCACTTGTTTTTGAAGTAAGAGATATTCCATCATCTTTATATAAAGCTTTAGGTGGTTTCGCTACAAATGGAGTTAACTTAATAAAGCTAGAAAGTTATTCCCTTCCAGGAAGTATGAAAGCAACTCAATTTCATATAGATATTGATGGGCATACTAGTGAAAAAAAATTACAACTTGCACTAGAAGAGTTAAAGTTTTTTGCTAAAAATATGAAACAACTAGGGGTATATAAAAGAAACTCTTATAGAGATATTATGAAAACTTTTAATGATTAA
- the nudC gene encoding NAD(+) diphosphatase — protein sequence MKTLYPYFSQNPLNRLDQIRTKDFEVEKLKESKNAKFLLFDGNDIIVDEENKICLFSKNMIDEYNISYESIILLGEYEDIIYFSATLKANLKDSLSKISLRDFVNFDYIDEEKFGILAQGASVLNWHESHQYCSFCGDSTVVVNAGWRRDCIKCKKEHFPRVDSAVIMLVTFGEYCLLGRGVNFKEGRYSCLAGYVESGETFEGAAKRELFEEAGIEAYDVEYLFSQPWPFPSTLMVGMRMKAKSQDLTLDKNEIADAFWVHKDEVRAVLNGKEDSIFSIPNKIAIARNLLEVWIEE from the coding sequence ATGAAAACTTTATATCCATATTTTAGTCAAAACCCCTTAAATAGACTCGACCAAATACGAACTAAGGATTTTGAAGTTGAAAAACTAAAAGAATCAAAGAATGCAAAGTTTCTATTATTTGATGGAAATGATATTATTGTAGATGAAGAAAATAAAATATGCTTATTTTCAAAAAATATGATTGATGAATACAATATTTCATACGAAAGTATAATTCTTTTGGGAGAATATGAGGATATTATATATTTCTCTGCAACATTGAAAGCTAATTTAAAAGATAGTTTATCAAAAATATCTTTACGAGATTTTGTAAATTTTGATTATATAGATGAAGAGAAGTTTGGAATATTAGCCCAAGGTGCATCAGTTCTAAATTGGCATGAGTCTCATCAATATTGTTCTTTTTGTGGAGATAGTACTGTTGTAGTAAATGCAGGTTGGAGAAGGGATTGTATTAAATGTAAAAAAGAGCATTTCCCAAGAGTTGATTCTGCTGTTATTATGTTAGTAACCTTTGGTGAGTATTGTTTACTTGGAAGAGGTGTAAACTTTAAAGAAGGAAGATATTCTTGTCTTGCTGGTTATGTTGAGTCTGGTGAAACTTTTGAAGGTGCAGCAAAAAGGGAACTTTTTGAGGAAGCTGGAATAGAAGCTTATGATGTAGAGTATTTATTCTCTCAACCTTGGCCTTTCCCTTCAACTTTGATGGTTGGAATGAGAATGAAAGCTAAATCTCAAGATCTGACACTTGACAAAAATGAAATAGCAGATGCTTTTTGGGTTCATAAAGATGAGGTTCGAGCAGTTTTAAATGGTAAAGAAGATTCTATTTTTTCTATTCCAAATAAAATTGCTATAGCAAGAAATTTATTAGAGGTTTGGATAGAAGAGTAA